A window of the Virgibacillus pantothenticus genome harbors these coding sequences:
- a CDS encoding coenzyme F420-0:L-glutamate ligase has protein sequence MERVVGTVVRGLRCPIINQGDKIEDIVVNSVLKASEVEGFQINDKDIVTVTESVVARAQGNYASIDHIAADVQAKFGEETIGVIFPILSRNRFAICLRGIAKGAKKIVLMLNYPSDEVGNHLVDLDTLDEKGVNPWTDVLTEKQFRDLFGHQKHTFTGIDYIDYYKSIVKEYGIECEVIFANDPKTILDYTKNVLSCDIHSRFRTKRILTANGAEKVYSLDDILTKSIDGSGYNEAYGLLGSNKSTENTVKLFPRNCQPVVDKIQQMLKEKTGNNVEVMVYGDGAFKDPVGKIWELADPVVSPAYTSGLEGTPNEVKLKYLADNNFADLKGKELEEAINNYIENKGEDLVGSMETQGTTPRKLTDLIGSLSDLTSGSGDKGTPIIYIQGYFDNYTK, from the coding sequence TTGGAAAGAGTAGTCGGAACAGTTGTCAGAGGTCTTCGTTGCCCCATTATTAATCAAGGTGACAAAATTGAAGACATTGTGGTAAATAGTGTATTAAAAGCTTCCGAGGTGGAAGGCTTTCAAATAAATGATAAGGATATCGTTACTGTTACAGAATCAGTCGTAGCGCGTGCTCAAGGCAATTACGCTTCGATCGATCATATCGCTGCGGACGTCCAAGCCAAATTTGGTGAAGAAACAATTGGGGTTATATTTCCCATTTTAAGTCGGAATCGTTTCGCAATTTGTCTCCGTGGTATTGCGAAAGGCGCTAAAAAAATTGTGCTGATGCTAAACTATCCATCTGATGAAGTGGGAAATCATTTAGTAGATCTTGATACGCTGGATGAAAAAGGCGTTAACCCTTGGACAGATGTGTTAACAGAAAAACAATTCCGTGACCTTTTTGGCCATCAAAAGCATACGTTTACTGGTATTGACTATATTGATTACTATAAATCCATTGTGAAAGAATATGGGATTGAATGTGAAGTTATTTTCGCCAATGATCCAAAAACGATCCTAGACTACACGAAAAATGTACTCAGCTGTGATATTCATTCACGATTCAGAACGAAAAGAATTTTAACGGCGAACGGGGCAGAAAAAGTTTACAGTTTGGATGACATCTTAACCAAATCTATTGATGGCAGTGGTTATAATGAAGCTTACGGCCTTTTAGGTTCTAATAAATCCACAGAGAATACAGTTAAGCTTTTCCCTAGAAATTGTCAGCCTGTTGTAGATAAAATCCAACAGATGCTTAAGGAAAAGACTGGAAATAATGTAGAAGTGATGGTATACGGCGATGGTGCATTTAAAGACCCTGTGGGGAAAATCTGGGAGCTTGCTGACCCTGTAGTTTCACCAGCTTATACATCTGGTCTTGAAGGCACACCAAACGAAGTGAAATTAAAGTACCTTGCTGATAATAACTTTGCTGACTTAAAAGGAAAGGAACTTGAGGAAGCGATTAACAACTATATTGAAAATAAAGGTGAAGATCTTGTAGGGTCCATGGAAACACAAGGAACAACGCCAAGAAAGCTTACTGATCTTATTGGCTCCTTATCTGACTTAACCTCAGGTAGTGGCGATAAAGGTACACCGATTATTTATATCCAAGGATATTTTGATAATTATACGAAGTAA
- a CDS encoding MarR family winged helix-turn-helix transcriptional regulator encodes MKLTPKQSLIIEHVQQHNTLTVSELTEKMNVTTSAVSQLLSKLEKEHYIERSINPNSRREIVVTLGLMGKELYELYAKVDEQIVSTYYAKLDDEVISQLEQAVNKIYKVILEEQMKAKGE; translated from the coding sequence TTGAAATTAACACCAAAGCAGTCTTTAATTATCGAGCATGTCCAGCAGCATAATACATTAACAGTCAGTGAACTGACTGAAAAGATGAATGTGACTACAAGTGCAGTTAGCCAGTTGTTAAGTAAATTAGAGAAAGAGCATTATATCGAGCGATCCATTAATCCTAACTCAAGACGTGAAATCGTCGTAACACTTGGCTTGATGGGTAAAGAACTTTATGAATTATATGCAAAAGTAGATGAGCAAATTGTATCAACATACTATGCTAAACTAGATGACGAAGTAATTAGTCAATTGGAACAGGCAGTGAACAAGATCTATAAGGTCATTTTGGAAGAACAAATGAAAGCAAAAGGAGAGTAG
- a CDS encoding CPBP family intramembrane glutamic endopeptidase — protein MNWIYLVIVFTICIPGIYFMYQSEKIHIKEDDVTDGQRLIAHGLTALVFSAMGAYFVPKIHVVQQIEISQILLYGLGLGVICSLSHLLFYYMYLVPRLTKTDYMEIETHYVNTGILSRVFYGGVVEEVMFRWGLLSLFIWLFQLMSMGDRVSTLFAISISSVLFAVVHLPSIKLVASQPKPLMYVYTIIGNIWVGFFAGVAFIQGGLLAAIFVHMLFHLIWWPIQNREYVKLHSK, from the coding sequence ATGAATTGGATTTATTTAGTTATTGTTTTTACCATTTGTATACCAGGCATTTATTTTATGTATCAGTCGGAAAAAATACATATAAAAGAGGATGATGTGACAGATGGGCAACGATTAATTGCACATGGCTTAACAGCACTTGTATTTTCAGCGATGGGTGCTTATTTTGTTCCTAAGATTCATGTTGTTCAACAAATAGAAATTAGTCAAATTCTATTATATGGTTTAGGTCTAGGTGTTATCTGTTCTCTTAGCCATTTGTTGTTTTATTATATGTATTTAGTGCCAAGATTGACAAAAACAGATTATATGGAAATTGAAACACATTATGTAAATACAGGTATTTTAAGTCGTGTATTTTATGGCGGAGTTGTAGAAGAAGTTATGTTTCGATGGGGCTTGCTTAGCTTATTTATTTGGTTGTTTCAATTAATGAGTATGGGTGATCGTGTTAGTACATTGTTTGCAATTTCCATTTCAAGTGTCTTATTTGCCGTTGTTCATTTACCATCTATTAAACTTGTTGCCTCGCAACCAAAACCTCTTATGTATGTGTATACGATTATTGGTAACATTTGGGTTGGTTTTTTCGCTGGGGTAGCCTTCATCCAAGGGGGATTATTAGCAGCTATATTTGTCCACATGCTTTTCCATTTAATATGGTGGCCAATTCAAAATCGTGAATATGTTAAGTTGCATAGTAAATAA
- a CDS encoding ISL3 family transposase has product MKEFEDDYRFLVVPTAPSPSHCPKCGTVPNLYKHGTKEQLFFDLPMHAKRVGLTIKRQRYKCRECEGTFFEELHDIDESRSVTVRLVDWIQQASLEKTFTSIAYDIGVDEKTVRNIFNDYVVELEAETEFRTPRWLGLDEVHLLKNYRFAVTDVENRSVIDILRKRNKSVVIDYLSKLQDIDKVELVAMDMWRPYKDAVSMVIPHAKIVIDKFHFVKLANESLEKIRKANRQKVSAKERSNEGGFLLTLFPHYYPITQN; this is encoded by the coding sequence ATGAAGGAATTCGAGGACGATTATCGTTTTTTGGTGGTACCAACAGCTCCATCTCCTTCGCATTGTCCTAAATGTGGCACAGTGCCGAACCTCTACAAGCATGGTACGAAAGAACAGTTATTCTTTGATTTACCTATGCACGCTAAACGTGTAGGTTTAACCATTAAGCGACAACGATATAAATGTCGTGAGTGTGAAGGAACCTTCTTTGAAGAGCTTCATGACATTGATGAAAGTCGTTCCGTCACTGTTAGACTTGTAGACTGGATTCAGCAGGCAAGCCTTGAAAAGACATTTACCAGCATTGCTTACGACATAGGTGTTGATGAAAAGACTGTACGTAACATCTTTAATGACTATGTTGTTGAACTTGAAGCAGAAACAGAGTTCAGAACTCCAAGATGGCTTGGTCTTGATGAAGTTCATTTATTAAAAAACTACCGTTTTGCCGTTACAGATGTTGAAAACAGATCGGTGATTGACATTTTACGAAAACGTAATAAGTCCGTGGTTATTGACTATCTTTCAAAACTTCAAGACATTGATAAAGTTGAACTTGTAGCAATGGATATGTGGAGACCTTACAAAGACGCAGTTAGTATGGTGATTCCACATGCTAAAATCGTTATTGATAAATTCCATTTTGTCAAATTGGCTAATGAATCCTTGGAAAAGATACGTAAAGCGAATCGTCAAAAGGTATCCGCCAAAGAGCGTAGCAATGAGGGAGGGTTCCTTTTGACCCTTTTTCCACACTATTATCCGATTACCCAAAATTAA